A region from the Janthinobacterium agaricidamnosum genome encodes:
- a CDS encoding type B 50S ribosomal protein L31 encodes MKVDTHPEYREVVFHDLSCDFKFVTRSTIQTREKITHDGKEYPLVKIEVSAESHPFFTGKHKIVDTAGRVEKFRQKFGSVGSKTAVAAG; translated from the coding sequence ATGAAAGTCGATACCCATCCAGAATACCGCGAAGTTGTTTTCCACGATCTGTCGTGCGATTTCAAATTCGTTACCCGCTCGACCATCCAAACCCGCGAAAAAATCACCCACGACGGTAAAGAATACCCGCTGGTGAAGATCGAGGTTTCGGCTGAATCGCACCCATTCTTCACGGGCAAGCACAAAATCGTCGATACCGCCGGTCGCGTCGAGAAGTTCCGTCAGAAGTTCGGTTCGGTTGGTTCGAAAACCGCAGTCGCAGCAGGCTGA
- a CDS encoding PAS domain-containing hybrid sensor histidine kinase/response regulator: MTLSLPVQAAVHGMAPTLLWPYAAASATALAGVACWQAWRLRQQLRRLLLPAHALAEQDAGQALRGAAMAGWTWRRQADRLQFAPQYQDVLGDKSARLDHALDEWLAEVHRDDRARLSLAFRQHLDGQAPGTFNCEFRLRHSDGHWRWLLARGAVLTRASDGAATQASGIVCDISERKQDEQSRMRSMLEAAPEAMLVADVEGKVHYANQIGARCFGYPLAELTGMSLEQLVPESTASNSVGDPQARHSLPGRVMMARRRDGTHFPAKVSLSPLRMAGQVFSIVSLRDMTQRQRAEEALHASSERYRLIVQTAAEGIWMTDADGKTTFVNPKMAHMLGYTVQEMLGRPLLDFMDRDSQLLMQRRLASHGSAASQPDQVDFRFFRKDQSSLWGLLSSTSIQSDNGEPGGTLAMITDITERRQASIALSNSSQRMASVFGAVTNGLVVQDSHGHILESNAAAERMLAASPAGNSLWQAIHEDGSPFDQRSHPVHITLSTGVAMRDVLMGVQQPDGSLSWLSVNTEAIRDEYGKVGMVVASLTDITYHKRSESALRELNEHLEERVAQRTEQLDQAKQVAEEASLAKGQFLANMSHEIRTPMNGVIGMAYLALKTDLEPRQRDYLEKIRFAGEHLLGIIDDILDISKIEAGKLEIERVNFSFDHVVQTLMTVVAPRAAGKNLELLFEIDPQLPAVLVGDPLRLGQVLINYANNAIKFSEQGSITVKVRKVVADARHCLVRFEVCDHGIGLSQDEMSKLFQSFQQADTSTTREYGGTGLGLAICKQLAQLMGGDVGVDSRPGAGSTFWFTANLGISDQAAPAMLDSMVQTAAAMRASADAALVMRTLKHARILLVEDNTFNQQVALELLEEAGASVCLANNGEEALDLLRQTQFDCVLMDVQMPLMDGLQATRHIRADPQLAHLRVLAMTATATSEDRVRCLDAGMDDFISKPIQPAMMYQTIASWLPARDTPPPPARSRAAPAFKTTLAGDPQVIDLSILAKLLGYNPEKVRKFAFKFLQTTQDGFGDIDAALARGDVHQVRELGHRIKSSARTVGALGLAELCHNLETLAPGEAADEAERARHIVARLWPLLEQITEQIMNNTSFANDD; encoded by the coding sequence ATGACGCTTTCCTTGCCGGTGCAGGCGGCGGTACACGGCATGGCGCCAACACTGCTATGGCCTTACGCTGCCGCCAGCGCCACCGCCCTGGCGGGAGTGGCTTGCTGGCAAGCCTGGCGGCTGCGGCAACAGTTGCGCCGCCTGCTGCTGCCCGCGCATGCCCTGGCCGAACAGGACGCCGGGCAAGCCTTGCGCGGCGCGGCCATGGCTGGCTGGACCTGGCGGCGACAGGCCGACCGGCTGCAGTTCGCGCCCCAGTACCAGGACGTGCTGGGCGACAAAAGCGCCAGGCTCGACCATGCACTGGACGAGTGGCTGGCCGAAGTGCACCGCGACGACCGCGCGCGCCTGAGCCTGGCCTTTCGCCAGCATCTGGATGGCCAGGCGCCCGGCACCTTCAATTGCGAATTCCGCTTGCGCCACAGCGACGGCCACTGGCGCTGGCTGCTGGCGCGCGGCGCCGTGCTGACACGCGCCTCGGATGGCGCCGCCACGCAGGCCAGCGGCATCGTCTGCGATATCAGCGAACGCAAACAGGATGAGCAATCGCGCATGCGCTCGATGCTGGAAGCGGCACCCGAAGCCATGCTGGTGGCCGACGTCGAAGGCAAGGTGCACTACGCCAACCAGATCGGCGCGCGCTGCTTCGGCTATCCGCTGGCCGAATTGACGGGCATGTCGTTGGAGCAATTGGTACCGGAAAGCACGGCCAGCAACTCCGTGGGCGACCCGCAAGCGCGGCACAGCCTGCCGGGCCGGGTGATGATGGCGCGCCGCCGCGACGGCACGCACTTCCCGGCCAAGGTCAGCCTGTCGCCGCTGCGCATGGCCGGGCAAGTATTTTCCATCGTCTCGCTGCGCGACATGACGCAGCGGCAACGCGCCGAGGAAGCGCTGCACGCCAGTTCCGAACGCTACCGCCTGATCGTGCAGACGGCCGCCGAAGGCATCTGGATGACGGATGCGGACGGCAAGACCACCTTCGTCAACCCGAAGATGGCGCACATGCTCGGCTACACGGTGCAGGAAATGCTGGGCCGTCCCCTGCTCGACTTCATGGACCGCGACAGCCAGCTGCTGATGCAGCGCCGCCTGGCCAGCCACGGCAGTGCCGCCAGCCAGCCGGACCAAGTCGATTTCCGCTTCTTCCGCAAGGATCAGTCGAGCCTGTGGGGCTTGCTGTCGAGCACCAGCATCCAGTCGGACAACGGCGAGCCGGGCGGCACCCTGGCGATGATCACCGACATCACGGAGCGGCGCCAGGCGTCGATCGCCCTGTCGAACTCGAGCCAGCGCATGGCGTCCGTGTTCGGCGCCGTGACGAACGGGCTGGTGGTGCAGGACAGCCACGGCCACATACTGGAAAGCAATGCCGCTGCCGAGCGCATGCTGGCGGCCAGTCCAGCCGGCAACAGCCTGTGGCAAGCGATCCACGAAGACGGTTCTCCCTTCGACCAGCGCAGCCATCCCGTGCACATCACCCTGTCGACGGGTGTCGCCATGCGCGACGTGCTGATGGGCGTGCAACAGCCCGACGGCAGCCTGTCGTGGCTGTCCGTAAATACCGAGGCCATCCGCGATGAATACGGCAAGGTGGGCATGGTGGTGGCCAGCCTGACGGACATCACGTATCACAAGCGCAGCGAGAGCGCCTTGCGCGAACTCAATGAACATCTGGAAGAGCGCGTGGCGCAGCGCACGGAGCAGCTGGACCAGGCCAAGCAGGTGGCCGAAGAAGCGAGCCTGGCGAAGGGGCAATTCCTGGCCAACATGAGCCATGAAATCCGCACGCCGATGAATGGCGTGATCGGTATGGCCTATCTGGCCCTGAAAACGGACCTGGAACCGCGCCAGCGCGATTACCTGGAAAAAATCCGTTTTGCCGGCGAACATCTGCTGGGCATCATCGACGACATTCTCGACATTTCGAAAATCGAGGCGGGCAAGCTGGAAATCGAGCGCGTCAACTTCAGTTTCGACCACGTCGTGCAAACGCTGATGACGGTAGTGGCGCCGCGCGCCGCCGGCAAGAACCTGGAGTTGCTGTTTGAAATCGACCCGCAATTGCCGGCCGTGCTCGTGGGCGACCCGCTGCGCCTGGGACAAGTGCTGATCAACTACGCCAATAACGCCATCAAGTTCAGCGAACAGGGCAGCATCACCGTGAAGGTGCGCAAGGTGGTGGCGGACGCCAGGCACTGCCTGGTGCGCTTCGAAGTATGCGACCACGGCATCGGCCTGTCGCAGGATGAAATGAGCAAGCTGTTCCAGTCCTTCCAGCAGGCCGACACGTCCACCACGCGCGAATATGGCGGCACGGGCCTGGGCCTGGCCATCTGCAAGCAGCTGGCGCAGCTGATGGGCGGCGACGTGGGCGTCGACAGCCGTCCCGGCGCCGGCAGCACCTTCTGGTTCACGGCCAACCTGGGCATTTCCGACCAGGCGGCGCCCGCCATGCTCGACAGCATGGTGCAGACGGCGGCGGCCATGCGCGCCAGCGCCGACGCGGCCCTGGTGATGCGCACGCTCAAGCATGCGCGCATCCTGCTGGTGGAAGACAACACGTTTAATCAGCAGGTGGCACTGGAATTGCTGGAAGAAGCGGGCGCCTCCGTCTGTCTGGCCAACAATGGCGAGGAAGCGCTCGACCTGCTGCGCCAGACCCAGTTCGACTGCGTGCTGATGGACGTGCAGATGCCGCTGATGGATGGCTTGCAGGCGACGCGCCACATCCGCGCCGACCCGCAGCTGGCACACCTGCGCGTGCTGGCCATGACGGCCACGGCCACCAGCGAAGACCGCGTGCGCTGCCTGGACGCGGGCATGGACGATTTCATTTCCAAGCCCATCCAGCCGGCCATGATGTACCAGACCATCGCCAGCTGGCTGCCGGCGCGCGACACGCCGCCGCCACCGGCACGCAGCCGCGCCGCACCCGCCTTCAAGACGACGCTGGCGGGCGACCCGCAGGTGATCGACCTGTCGATCCTGGCCAAGCTGCTCGGTTATAACCCGGAAAAGGTGCGCAAATTCGCCTTCAAGTTCCTGCAGACGACGCAGGACGGCTTTGGCGACATCGATGCGGCCCTGGCGCGCGGCGACGTGCACCAGGTGCGGGAACTGGGACACCGCATCAAGTCGTCGGCGCGCACCGTGGGCGCCCTGGGACTGGCCGAACTGTGCCACAACCTGGAAACCCTGGCGCCGGGCGAAGCGGCCGACGAGGCAGAACGGGCCCGGCACATCGTCGCGCGCCTGTGGCCCCTGCTGGAACAGATTACCGAACAAATCATGAATAACACCAGCTTTGCCAATGACGATTAG
- a CDS encoding 2OG-Fe(II) oxygenase, with amino-acid sequence MRALDWRQIEDELNAHGYAVVPGLLNPAQCAALAAQYDDASRFRSRVVMQRHGFGQGEYQYWAHPLPDVVAALREQLYGPLAAIANRWQASMGLETRFPSSHADFLARCHAAGQTRPTPLLLRYREGDYNCLHQDLYGEHVFPLQLAVLLSRPQDDFTGGEFVLTEQRPRMQSRAEVVPLAQGDAVIFPVARRPVNGARGSYRVNMRHGVSRLRSGMRHTLGIIFHDAS; translated from the coding sequence GTGAGGGCGCTCGATTGGCGGCAGATCGAGGATGAGCTGAATGCGCATGGCTATGCCGTCGTGCCGGGCTTGCTCAATCCCGCACAGTGCGCGGCGCTGGCGGCGCAGTATGACGATGCGTCGCGCTTTCGCAGCCGTGTGGTGATGCAGCGCCATGGCTTTGGACAGGGCGAGTACCAGTATTGGGCGCATCCGCTGCCCGACGTGGTGGCCGCCTTGCGCGAACAGTTGTACGGGCCGCTGGCGGCGATTGCCAACCGCTGGCAGGCCAGCATGGGCCTGGAGACGCGCTTTCCCTCCAGCCACGCCGATTTTCTCGCGCGCTGCCATGCGGCGGGGCAGACGCGGCCCACGCCCTTGCTGCTGCGCTACCGCGAAGGCGATTACAACTGCCTGCACCAGGACCTGTATGGCGAGCACGTGTTTCCGCTGCAGCTGGCCGTGCTGCTGTCGCGCCCGCAGGACGATTTCACGGGCGGCGAATTCGTGCTGACGGAGCAGCGCCCGCGCATGCAGTCGCGTGCCGAAGTGGTGCCGCTGGCGCAGGGCGACGCCGTCATCTTTCCCGTGGCGCGACGCCCCGTCAACGGCGCGCGCGGCAGTTACCGCGTCAACATGCGCCATGGCGTGTCGCGCCTGCGCTCGGGCATGCGCCACACCCTGGGCATCATTTTTCATGATGCGAGCTGA
- the trxA gene encoding thioredoxin TrxA, giving the protein MSENIKHISDASFEADVLKSELPVLVDFWAEWCGPCKAIAPILEEVAKEYAGRIVIAKMDVDANQAVPAKFGIRGIPTLILFKDGAAAAQKVGAMAKGQLTAFVDSNI; this is encoded by the coding sequence ATGAGCGAAAATATCAAACACATTAGCGATGCATCTTTTGAAGCAGACGTCCTGAAATCCGAGTTGCCAGTACTGGTCGACTTCTGGGCAGAATGGTGCGGTCCCTGCAAGGCCATCGCCCCGATCCTGGAAGAAGTGGCCAAGGAATACGCCGGCCGCATCGTGATCGCCAAGATGGACGTGGACGCCAACCAGGCGGTACCTGCCAAGTTCGGCATCCGCGGCATCCCGACCCTGATCCTGTTCAAGGATGGTGCTGCAGCTGCTCAAAAAGTGGGCGCCATGGCCAAGGGCCAGTTGACCGCTTTCGTCGACAGCAACATTTAA
- the rho gene encoding transcription termination factor Rho, whose product MHLSELKALHVSALLEMAIGLDIDNAARLRKQELMFAILKKRAKSGEQIFGDGALEVLPDGFGFLRSPDASYMASTDDIYISPSQIRRFNLHTGDSIEGEVRTPKDGERYFALVKVDKVNGESPEMSKHRILFENLTPLHPNEPLRLEREMNGQENITGRIIDLIAPIGKGQRGLLVASPKSGKSVILQHIAHAITANHPDITLIVLLIDERPEEVTEMQRSVRGEVVASTFDEPATRHVQVAEMVLEKAKRLVEMKKDVVILLDSITRLARAYNTVIPASGKVLTGGVDANALQRPKRFFGAARNIEEGGSLTIIATALIETGSRMDDVIFEEFKGTGNMEVHLERRLAEKRVYPAINLNKSGTRREELLIKPNELQKIWILRKLLYSMDEIEAMEFILDKMKATKNNAEFFDMMRRGG is encoded by the coding sequence ATGCATTTATCCGAACTAAAGGCCCTACACGTATCCGCCCTGCTTGAGATGGCGATCGGTCTTGACATTGACAACGCAGCCCGCTTGCGCAAACAGGAGCTGATGTTCGCTATCCTGAAAAAACGCGCCAAGTCCGGCGAACAGATTTTTGGCGACGGCGCCCTGGAAGTGCTGCCTGACGGCTTCGGCTTCCTGCGCTCGCCTGACGCCAGCTACATGGCGTCCACCGACGATATTTACATCTCCCCTTCGCAAATCCGCCGCTTCAATCTGCACACCGGCGATTCGATCGAAGGCGAGGTACGGACCCCGAAAGATGGCGAACGCTATTTCGCACTGGTCAAAGTCGACAAGGTCAACGGCGAATCGCCGGAGATGTCGAAACACCGCATCCTGTTTGAAAACCTGACGCCGCTGCACCCGAACGAGCCGCTGCGCCTGGAACGTGAAATGAATGGCCAGGAAAACATCACCGGCCGCATCATCGACCTGATCGCCCCGATCGGCAAAGGCCAGCGCGGCTTGCTGGTGGCGTCGCCGAAATCCGGCAAATCCGTGATCCTGCAGCACATCGCCCATGCGATCACGGCCAACCACCCGGACATCACGCTGATCGTGCTGCTGATCGACGAACGTCCGGAAGAAGTGACCGAAATGCAACGCTCGGTACGCGGCGAAGTCGTCGCCTCGACCTTCGACGAGCCGGCCACGCGCCACGTGCAAGTGGCCGAGATGGTGCTGGAAAAAGCCAAGCGCCTGGTCGAAATGAAAAAAGACGTGGTCATCCTGCTCGACTCGATCACCCGCCTGGCGCGCGCCTACAACACCGTCATCCCTGCCTCGGGCAAGGTCCTGACCGGTGGTGTCGACGCGAACGCGCTGCAACGCCCAAAACGCTTCTTCGGCGCCGCGCGCAATATCGAAGAAGGCGGCTCGCTGACCATCATCGCCACGGCGCTGATCGAAACGGGTTCGCGCATGGATGACGTGATCTTTGAAGAATTCAAGGGTACCGGCAACATGGAAGTGCATCTGGAACGCCGTTTGGCCGAAAAACGCGTCTACCCGGCAATCAACCTGAACAAATCGGGTACCCGCCGCGAAGAACTGCTGATCAAGCCGAACGAGCTGCAAAAAATCTGGATCCTGCGTAAGTTGCTGTACTCGATGGACGAGATCGAGGCGATGGAGTTCATTCTCGACAAGATGAAGGCGACCAAAAACAACGCCGAATTCTTCGACATGATGCGCCGGGGCGGCTAA
- a CDS encoding response regulator, translating into MTTVSNQASREHSEAGLAPLRVLLLDDDVFMLDVLSDMLEQMGPFDIRCESHSEQALATLKQHQPDLLICDLSMPDIDGIEFLRMAAENGFRGGVVLLSGLHSAVRLAAERLAMANGLHILGTFRKPMESAELQLMVNLQLQHTARQAGAQA; encoded by the coding sequence ATGACTACTGTATCAAACCAAGCAAGCCGTGAACACAGCGAAGCAGGCCTGGCGCCATTGCGCGTATTGCTGCTGGACGACGACGTTTTCATGCTCGACGTGCTCAGCGACATGCTCGAGCAGATGGGCCCGTTCGACATCCGCTGCGAGTCGCACAGCGAACAGGCGCTGGCCACTCTGAAGCAGCACCAGCCCGACCTGCTGATCTGCGACCTGTCCATGCCCGACATCGACGGCATCGAATTTTTGCGCATGGCGGCTGAAAACGGTTTTCGCGGCGGCGTAGTCCTGCTGTCGGGACTGCATTCGGCCGTGCGCCTGGCGGCCGAACGCCTGGCCATGGCCAACGGCCTGCATATATTAGGCACCTTCCGCAAGCCGATGGAAAGCGCGGAATTGCAGCTCATGGTGAACTTGCAACTGCAGCACACGGCGCGTCAGGCCGGCGCGCAAGCCTGA
- the hutC gene encoding histidine utilization repressor, with protein MDDHTTQENTPIFQRIKDFLLAGIAAGRWKEGDVIPSEQALVKQFGVSRMTVNRAVRELTSEQVLTRRQGSGTYVAQQKYQATLLEIKSIADEVRARGHIHRSSLQLLERTKASDLLAKQFGLPPEHPLFHSLIVHFENGVPIQVEDRWVNPECAPDYMTQDFSSITPNEYLMAAAPLQGATYSIEALSAPRDIAEMLAIDTKQACLVLRRQTRSGGKIASIATMWHPGHRYQFAGSFT; from the coding sequence TTGGACGATCATACTACCCAGGAAAATACGCCCATTTTCCAGCGCATCAAGGATTTTCTGCTGGCCGGCATCGCCGCCGGACGCTGGAAGGAAGGCGACGTGATTCCCTCCGAGCAAGCCCTCGTGAAACAATTCGGCGTCTCGCGCATGACGGTCAACCGCGCCGTGCGCGAACTGACCAGCGAACAGGTGCTGACGCGGCGCCAGGGTTCCGGCACCTATGTGGCGCAGCAAAAATACCAGGCGACCTTGTTGGAAATCAAGAGTATCGCCGATGAAGTGCGGGCGCGCGGACATATCCACCGCAGCAGCCTGCAATTGCTGGAACGTACGAAAGCCTCGGATTTGCTGGCCAAGCAATTCGGCCTGCCGCCGGAACACCCGCTGTTCCACTCGCTGATCGTGCATTTTGAAAACGGCGTGCCGATCCAGGTGGAAGACCGCTGGGTCAACCCCGAGTGCGCACCAGACTACATGACGCAGGATTTTTCCAGCATCACGCCGAACGAATACCTGATGGCCGCCGCGCCCCTGCAAGGCGCCACCTACAGCATCGAAGCGCTGTCGGCACCGCGCGACATCGCGGAAATGCTGGCCATCGACACGAAACAGGCGTGCCTGGTCCTGCGCCGCCAGACGCGCTCGGGCGGCAAGATCGCCTCGATCGCCACCATGTGGCATCCCGGGCACCGATATCAGTTTGCCGGCAGTTTCACCTGA
- the ada gene encoding bifunctional DNA-binding transcriptional regulator/O6-methylguanine-DNA methyltransferase Ada, producing the protein MEHAYLTDDERWDALQRRAPDADGVFYYSVRTTGVYCRPSCAARPALRRNVAFHATCEQAEAAGFRPCLRCKPNLPPLAQRQAAIVADICRLIDASDELPDLDALAQAAGMSRFHFHRVFKAHTGITPKAYAAARRGERLKAGLQGAANVTETLYAAGFNSSGRLYAATPGLLGMTPGAFRAGGSGAVIRFAIGACSLGAILVASTDKGICAILIDDDPEMLLRDLQDRFPQAELRGAEPDYEQTVAQVVGLVEAPAIGLDLPLDVRGTVFQQRVWQALREIPAGSTVSYAELASRIGAPKGARAVAGACAANALAVAIPCHRVVRNDGALSGYRWGVERKQALLEREGER; encoded by the coding sequence ATGGAACACGCTTACCTGACTGACGATGAACGCTGGGACGCCCTGCAGCGGCGCGCGCCCGATGCCGACGGCGTCTTTTATTACTCGGTGCGCACGACGGGCGTGTATTGCCGCCCTTCCTGCGCGGCGCGTCCCGCCCTGCGCCGCAACGTGGCTTTTCACGCCACGTGCGAGCAGGCGGAGGCGGCCGGCTTTCGCCCCTGCCTGCGCTGCAAGCCGAACTTGCCGCCCCTGGCCCAGCGCCAGGCGGCCATCGTGGCCGACATCTGCCGTTTGATCGATGCCAGCGACGAGCTGCCCGACCTGGACGCGCTGGCGCAGGCGGCCGGCATGAGCCGCTTTCACTTCCACCGCGTCTTCAAGGCGCACACGGGCATCACGCCGAAAGCCTACGCGGCGGCGCGGCGCGGCGAGCGCCTCAAGGCCGGCTTGCAGGGGGCGGCGAACGTCACGGAAACGTTATATGCGGCCGGCTTCAATTCCAGCGGCCGCCTGTATGCCGCCACGCCGGGCTTGCTGGGCATGACGCCGGGCGCATTCCGCGCCGGCGGCAGCGGGGCCGTGATCCGCTTTGCCATCGGCGCCTGCTCGCTGGGCGCCATCCTCGTGGCCAGCACGGACAAGGGCATCTGCGCGATTCTGATCGACGACGACCCGGAAATGCTGCTGCGCGACTTGCAGGACCGCTTTCCGCAAGCCGAGCTGCGCGGCGCCGAGCCTGACTATGAACAGACGGTGGCGCAGGTGGTGGGCCTGGTCGAGGCGCCGGCGATCGGCCTGGACTTGCCGCTCGACGTGCGCGGCACCGTGTTCCAGCAGCGCGTGTGGCAAGCCTTGCGCGAAATTCCCGCCGGCAGCACGGTCAGCTATGCCGAGCTGGCCAGCCGCATCGGCGCGCCGAAAGGTGCGCGCGCCGTGGCGGGCGCCTGCGCCGCCAATGCCCTGGCCGTCGCCATCCCCTGCCACAGGGTGGTGCGCAACGATGGCGCCTTGTCCGGCTACCGCTGGGGCGTGGAACGCAAGCAGGCGCTGCTGGAACGCGAGGGCGAACGGTGA